The following are encoded in a window of Actinomycetota bacterium genomic DNA:
- a CDS encoding VOC family protein, with translation MNQVGYVILFVADLERSTAFYRDVIGLPFKLHGDGYVEFATEGTRFGLYDRNRLGELTGQDAEAPGRAGGEVVFLVGDVDAEAERLREAGVTILNGPVDRAWGHRTLHVEDPDGFVVELAEEIPRRPAQGRR, from the coding sequence ATGAACCAGGTCGGGTACGTGATCCTGTTCGTGGCGGACCTGGAGCGGTCGACCGCGTTCTACCGGGACGTGATCGGGCTGCCGTTCAAGCTGCACGGGGACGGGTACGTGGAGTTCGCCACCGAGGGGACCAGGTTCGGGCTGTACGACCGGAACCGGCTGGGGGAGCTGACCGGGCAGGACGCGGAGGCGCCGGGGCGGGCCGGTGGGGAGGTGGTGTTCCTGGTCGGGGACGTGGACGCGGAGGCGGAGCGGCTGCGCGAGGCCGGAGTGACCATCCTGAACGGACCGGTGGACCGGGCCTGGGGGCACCGGACCCTGCACGTCGAGGACCCGGACGGGTTCGTGGTCGAGCTGGCCGAGGAAATTCCCCGGCGACCGGCGCAAGGGCGACGGTAG
- the gatC gene encoding Asp-tRNA(Asn)/Glu-tRNA(Gln) amidotransferase subunit GatC, with protein sequence MPISRADVEHVARLARLALTDEELDRFQAQLSVILEEADKIRRLPTEGVPPTAHPLPRVNVWRDDVPGPCLTREEALSTAPEVEQNRFKVPRIIEEAP encoded by the coding sequence ATGCCGATCAGCCGTGCTGACGTCGAGCACGTCGCCCGCCTCGCCCGCCTCGCCCTGACCGATGAGGAGCTCGACCGGTTCCAGGCCCAGCTCTCGGTGATCCTGGAGGAGGCCGACAAGATCAGGCGGCTGCCCACCGAAGGGGTGCCGCCGACCGCCCACCCCCTGCCGAGGGTGAACGTCTGGCGCGACGACGTGCCCGGGCCCTGCCTGACCCGGGAGGAGGCGCTGTCGACCGCGCCCGAGGTCGAGCAGAACCGCTTCAAGGTGCCCCGGATCATCGAGGAGGCCCCGTGA
- the gatA gene encoding Asp-tRNA(Asn)/Glu-tRNA(Gln) amidotransferase subunit GatA translates to MDLTDLTAHELAERFADGRATAVQATEAALERIAATDELLHAFLTVTGDQALKSAREVDQARERGEPLGPLAGVPLALKDVLVTKGVRTTAGSRILDEFVPPYDATVVRRLRDRGVVILGKTNMDEFAMGSSTENSGFGPTRNPWDTTRVPGGSSGGSAAAVAAGQAPLGIGTDTGGSIRQPAALCGIVGVKPTYGLVSRYGLIAFASSLDQVGPFARDVRDAADLLEAIAGHDPMDSTSIPDAPADLTSRLSDGVDGLRVGVVRELFLEGTEPGVLARVREGLDRLERLGARLEECSLPSFEYALSAYYLIAPAECSSNLARYDGVRWGLRAKDSADVVDMMQRTRQAGFGAEVKRRVMLGTYALSAGYYDAYYGQAQKVRTLVRRELDAAYERFDLLAGPTAPTVAFPIGEKADDPLAMYLNDVFTIPVNLAGNAAVSVPAGLSDGLPVGLQLIAPALGEATMLRAAWAFEQDLGLSTRPTRPQEVRP, encoded by the coding sequence GTGGACCTGACCGACCTGACCGCCCACGAGCTGGCCGAACGGTTCGCCGACGGCCGCGCGACCGCCGTCCAGGCCACCGAGGCCGCCCTGGAGCGGATCGCGGCCACCGACGAGCTGCTGCACGCCTTCCTGACCGTCACCGGCGACCAGGCCCTCAAGAGCGCCCGCGAGGTCGACCAGGCGAGGGAGCGGGGCGAGCCGCTGGGGCCGCTGGCCGGGGTGCCCCTGGCCCTCAAGGACGTGCTCGTGACCAAGGGCGTCCGGACCACGGCCGGGTCCAGGATCCTGGACGAGTTCGTGCCCCCCTATGACGCCACCGTGGTCCGCCGGCTGCGCGACCGCGGGGTGGTGATCCTGGGCAAGACCAACATGGACGAGTTCGCCATGGGCTCCTCCACCGAGAACTCCGGGTTCGGCCCGACCCGCAACCCCTGGGACACGACCCGGGTGCCGGGCGGCTCCAGCGGCGGGTCGGCCGCGGCCGTGGCCGCCGGCCAGGCGCCGCTGGGGATCGGCACCGACACCGGCGGCTCCATACGCCAGCCGGCCGCCCTCTGCGGCATCGTCGGCGTCAAGCCGACCTATGGGCTGGTCAGCCGCTACGGCCTGATCGCCTTCGCCTCCTCGCTCGACCAGGTGGGCCCGTTCGCCCGCGACGTGCGCGACGCCGCCGACCTGCTGGAGGCGATCGCCGGTCACGACCCGATGGACTCGACCTCCATCCCCGACGCCCCGGCCGACCTGACCTCGCGGCTCAGCGACGGGGTCGACGGCCTGCGGGTCGGGGTGGTCAGGGAGCTGTTCCTGGAGGGGACCGAGCCGGGCGTGCTGGCCCGGGTCCGCGAGGGCCTAGACCGCCTGGAGCGGCTCGGGGCCCGGCTCGAGGAATGCTCGCTGCCGTCGTTCGAGTACGCCCTGTCGGCCTACTACCTGATCGCCCCGGCCGAGTGCTCCTCCAACCTGGCCCGCTACGACGGGGTCCGGTGGGGGCTACGGGCCAAGGACTCGGCCGACGTGGTCGACATGATGCAGCGGACCCGGCAGGCCGGCTTCGGGGCCGAGGTCAAGCGGCGGGTCATGCTCGGCACCTACGCCCTGTCGGCCGGCTACTACGACGCCTACTACGGCCAGGCCCAGAAGGTCCGGACCCTGGTCCGCCGCGAGCTCGACGCCGCCTACGAGCGCTTCGACCTGCTGGCCGGGCCGACCGCGCCCACGGTGGCGTTCCCGATCGGCGAGAAGGCCGACGACCCGCTGGCCATGTACCTCAACGACGTGTTCACCATCCCGGTCAACCTGGCCGGCAACGCGGCCGTGTCGGTGCCGGCGGGGCTGTCGGACGGGCTCCCGGTGGGGCTGCAGCTGATCGCCCCGGCGCTGGGGGAGGCGACCATGCTCCGGGCCGCCTGGGCGTTCGAGCAGGACCTCGGCCTCTCCACCCGGCCGACCCGGCCCCAGGAGGTGCGCCCGTGA